DNA from Deltaproteobacteria bacterium:
GAGTGCCAAGGAGAATTGGGTTACACTGATCTCAGCTTTCAAATGTTTCTAGGCTACGAAAGAAGGTTTGCTTCTGTTCGGTGGACACAAACTTATTTTGACGCTATCGAAAGTCGCACACGCCGTATTTATGAATTGGGAAGTGCTGTTTTGATTCAACCGGGCGGCGAAAGAGGGGACTACTTGAGCGTCGCGCTTGGCGAAGAACTCAGCGGCGATTTATCGGATCTTGCTTTTGGTGTTCTCGTGCAAAGCAATCGATTCCATGGAACCGATCATCTTGCGGAAGCCGCCTACTTGTTTGGTCGGCTTAAAATGTCTTTTCAAGAAAGCGATCAGTCTTCGGTAACTGTCGGCATCGGAGCATTTCGTTCTACTTTAAATGTCGCAGAGTTGAGTCTCGTTGCGTCAGTTGTTTTTTCACCTCGGCCGGCACTGGGTTTCGGGCGATGAAGTAGCCAGATGCCTGCGCCCCTCAGTCGGTGCCAAAGTTGCCAACTTTCATGGGCGCAGAAGCTGCAAACCCGCTTTGATCTGCAAAATGCAGAAACCAATTGGTGCCAAAGAGGGGGAAAATTATGAGAAATTTGAAGTTAATAGTTGTTGCGGCAGTGCTGACAGTTTGTTTTGGAGAAGAAAGAGCGGAAGCGTCGAGAGTCTGTGAAGATTTTCAATCCTGTGCCGAAGCTTCCATCGAGAAAAATGGCTACGTCACTAGCTCTTGTTTAAGCCTTCCGTAAAATAAGGCTATCGACGGACGTCGTCGATCGCCTTGACTGTCAGTAAACTTGAAAAGTGAGTTTGGATTCACCGATGTTTTGAACGCCTATTCGCGAAAGGAACGGCGCTAAGTCTGGCGCCGCCGGATCTGGAAAATTCTCGGCGCGCAGAATCGGCCACGTCATATCCCCCATTTGAGGAGGACTCATACTGTGCATGAAAGGTGGAATCTCGATCTCAATAACAACAAGCGGGCGGCCAAGCGCTGTCGCTTTTTCACCACCAAAAGAGATCGCCCAATCCAGCTTATCAGAGAACCACTCCAATCCAATTCTCGACGAGCTGTATCCCGATAGCCCATGCTCCACGGCAAGCCCTCGATAAAGTCTTTTCGCTTGCGCAAAGCCGATGTTCACTGAGGAATAGGCCAAAATTTCGTTGGCAAACCGCGGATGCCGATTCGCAATTCGATGGGCGATCGACGACGAATAGCCAAGCCCCTGAATCGCGCGAATTGTCTCGTTAATACTGAGTCGACTCGGTTGTTGTAGCGCATTTATCAAGCGTTTGATTTCGTCCACTTTGTATTTTCCGGAGCCAGAAAAGTGATCTGGTGCGGCGGTGACGGCAGACGAAATTCGGCGAGCAAGGTCTAATCGTGTGGTTCCGCTCCAGTGTTGGCCGATTCCTTCGCCTAACGCGGTTTGTAGCTCATAAGGACGAATTCTAGCCCGAACGACAAATTCTAAGGCATCAACTGGCGAAAGATTCAGAACTGGCTCGAGTTCAAGAGCATAATCTTTTAACCACCAATCTCTGGTGATAAACACTGCCGCATTATCAATGGGCGGAAGGACCGAGCGCCGTGCAGCACTATCTGCCGCTTGAAACGAATCCTCACAAGTAGAGTTTGCCAGGCCGGCAGTCGACAAAAAAAGCGAGGCTAAAAGAAAAGAGAAAAACAGACGGTTCCTCAATGGCATTGTATCAATGGCATATAGAAGATCGATTGTGACAAGTTTCATGGGACTTAACTCCGCCGCCAAGAGTGCGCGTTTTGTACCACGCCCAATCGAATTTAATCGGCAATGGCGAGCAGAGGAGTGTAACTAATTTGACAAATGCCCTTTTGCGCGCGGAGAGCGACCGTTAGTTCCCGGTAAGTACCTTTTCAGGTTTTGTTGCTTCAATCTTTTTAATCAAGTCACCCGAGAAAGGATAGCGTCCAGCTCGCCCCACACCGCGCAGCTTTTCAATCAAAGAAGATCGATTTTCCCCAGACATCGAGACGATCTCAATTCCTTGCGCTTTTGCTCGGGCGCGAGATTCTTCAGAAAGCTCCACCGAGTGTTTTCTCTCGAGTACAGCAAGCTCCTGCGCTGCTTCTGCCAAAAGTTTTCGATGTGAATTACTTAGCTTTTCAAAAAAATCTTTATTCATTACGACTGAGGTCAAATGCAGACTATGAAATGTCTCGTTAATCGTCGTAAGCGCCTTATCTTCGCCTTTGTTCCAAAAACGCGTGTAAGTCGTCTCAATTGCATACTTGCCTGGCGAGGCATCGAAAAGATTTCTAACAAACTTTGGATTTCCACTTGTTGGCGTAGCACCTAGAGTTTCAAATGTCTCGACGATAACTTTATTCTTTTGCCCGCCCATAGAAAGAATATTGGCACCTTTAAAGTCACTTAGCTGTTCAAACTTTTTCCCGCTTGTCGCAATAACACGATATCCACCTGAATAGGTGAACCCAAGCCCCTTTAATCCATGTTTATCCAAGCCAGCCAACAAATCTTGTCCAATTGGTCCGTCTAAGACTGCTGACGCGTGGTCATGGTCTCGAAATAAATAGGGCACATCGAAAACCATAAATCTTGGATCAACTGCATTGGAAATTGCTGTCGTATAAATCTGTGCCATTTCATACTGACCGTCTTGGACCATCTTCATGGCTGCAATTGGCGTCAGCGGTGAATAAGCGCTTCGATCCTTTACAACTATTTCTAATTTAATTTCTCCATTTGATCGCTTGTCTAAGGCCTGTTGCATTTGCTTTAAAGACTTCTCAACAAGATTTGCGGGGCCATGCGCGACGAGCCAGCGAATCTTCACGGTTGGTTTCACGGCCGCACTTTTAGGTTCTGAAACTTGAGCTGACGAAGTTTCGGCATTAGCTCCGCTGGAGAAAAGCAGAGCGATGCAAGAGAACGACGCAAGTAAAGACTTAGTAGACAGATTAGTAGTCAGAAAAAACGTACGTCCCATATCGAAACTCCTAATTTCAGAATTCACTTTAACCTTCGGTCAGTATACTTCAAGGTCGCGAATACTCAAAAAAATATATAACTACCCCTGGACGCCCAACGCGTCCTTCGTATTTTTGTATCACTTTGACACAGGCTTTCGTCCCGGCTGATCCATGGAAAAAGGATCAATGGGATCAGCAGCCTGCCTATGGTTAAGTGATTGGGTTAAGGAAGATCAGCTAGCGATCTGACTAACGCGGTCGGTATTGTGAAGGAGTCGCATTCATCTGTCGCCGAAACTGTTTGTTGAAGCGACTGATGTCCTCAAAGCCCACTTTGTGGCAGACGGTGAGGGCACGTTCTCCTTCTAGTAATATGATGGCCATCGCTTCAAACACTCGCTTTTTGTTGCGATAGGCGATCGGCGATTGCCCATAGGCCTTTTGAAAGGAACGGGAAAGTGTGCAGTGATGCACATGAAGTTTTTCGGCGTACTCCGCGATTGACGTGTTTTGTTCAAAGTTCTTATCGACCAAATCCTTTAGCGTTCTCGCCAAATTATTTGCGGCTTCGATTTTGCCAATCCTGAAACCGTCCTCACGATTGGCGACCCAAGAAAAAAGTTCGGATTCCGATTTGAAGCTAGGATGAAGTGAGGTTTTAATGGCGATCGGCTCGCTTGGGAGCTCTGCTGGAATGGCGCCGCGGCCCATGTAAGATCCCCAGCGAAATGCCGTGTTCGAGAGGTGCCACTCAACAATACTATGGGGCGGAAGCCAAAGGATGTGCGGACCCGTAAGTGGTATTTTGCTGCCGTTGCGACCAATAGCCAATTGTCCTTCGCTGAGATTGACGATGGCTAAACCAAAAAATCGGCCAAAGACGTCGAGCTCAATGCGCGGCTCGGTATAATATTGTAGGCGATCAAAATAGGCGAGATCGCGCCCATGAAACCGATAGTTGGTGAGGTAGGTTGATGAGTTAACTCGAAATGTCGATTCGTC
Protein-coding regions in this window:
- a CDS encoding helix-turn-helix transcriptional regulator; translated protein: MQSDESTFRVNSSTYLTNYRFHGRDLAYFDRLQYYTEPRIELDVFGRFFGLAIVNLSEGQLAIGRNGSKIPLTGPHILWLPPHSIVEWHLSNTAFRWGSYMGRGAIPAELPSEPIAIKTSLHPSFKSESELFSWVANREDGFRIGKIEAANNLARTLKDLVDKNFEQNTSIAEYAEKLHVHHCTLSRSFQKAYGQSPIAYRNKKRVFEAMAIILLEGERALTVCHKVGFEDISRFNKQFRRQMNATPSQYRPR
- a CDS encoding TRAP transporter substrate-binding protein → MGRTFFLTTNLSTKSLLASFSCIALLFSSGANAETSSAQVSEPKSAAVKPTVKIRWLVAHGPANLVEKSLKQMQQALDKRSNGEIKLEIVVKDRSAYSPLTPIAAMKMVQDGQYEMAQIYTTAISNAVDPRFMVFDVPYLFRDHDHASAVLDGPIGQDLLAGLDKHGLKGLGFTYSGGYRVIATSGKKFEQLSDFKGANILSMGGQKNKVIVETFETLGATPTSGNPKFVRNLFDASPGKYAIETTYTRFWNKGEDKALTTINETFHSLHLTSVVMNKDFFEKLSNSHRKLLAEAAQELAVLERKHSVELSEESRARAKAQGIEIVSMSGENRSSLIEKLRGVGRAGRYPFSGDLIKKIEATKPEKVLTGN